The proteins below are encoded in one region of Peptoniphilus sp. GNH:
- a CDS encoding hemolysin family protein, translated as MDPWPRFLMQILLIAILTGVNAFFASAEMAIVSCNKNKLEKLAEEGNKRAKKLMNLSKDQTKFLSTIQVGITLAGFFSSGSASQTVSTRLGSYLTNLGLPYAQAIALVFILIVLSFITLVFGELVPKRVALQKPEKIALSSVGIIYFASFVFAPFVKLLSLTTTFVLKIFGLYSEDVEEKISEEELKSYIRVSKEQGVINLEGEEMIVNIMDFDDKMAYEIMTPRTDIFMVDKEDFGVDLIPRILESGYSRAPVYNESPDDIIGTIYIKDLFINYSQNNFKKIDLNKVLKPCYFVPETKKIDKLLKELQKNKNHVAILIDEYGGFSGIVTMEDILEEIVGEIEDEFDKEDKLIEPLGKGAYIIEGKAELDFLSDELNLKLNSENHESLGGLMLEILGYIPADGSSGDVAIYKSGDKTIKMTTLKVDENRIEKIRLEVFDDVEKNKIEK; from the coding sequence ATGGACCCGTGGCCCCGATTTTTAATGCAAATTTTACTTATAGCAATTTTGACAGGTGTTAATGCTTTTTTTGCTTCGGCAGAGATGGCTATTGTATCTTGTAATAAGAATAAGCTAGAAAAGCTTGCCGAAGAAGGCAACAAAAGAGCTAAAAAGCTTATGAATTTATCTAAGGATCAAACCAAGTTTTTGTCAACTATTCAAGTAGGCATAACACTTGCTGGATTTTTCTCGTCAGGTTCAGCATCTCAAACTGTCTCCACAAGGCTGGGCTCTTATTTGACCAACTTAGGTTTACCTTATGCTCAAGCTATAGCCTTGGTCTTTATTTTGATTGTTCTTTCTTTTATAACTCTAGTTTTTGGAGAATTAGTACCCAAGAGGGTGGCTCTGCAAAAGCCGGAAAAAATTGCTCTTTCGAGCGTGGGCATCATTTATTTTGCATCCTTTGTATTTGCTCCTTTTGTAAAACTTCTATCACTTACTACCACTTTTGTTTTGAAGATTTTTGGTTTATATTCAGAAGATGTAGAAGAAAAAATCTCTGAGGAGGAGTTGAAGTCCTATATAAGAGTTTCCAAGGAACAAGGGGTTATAAATCTTGAGGGCGAAGAGATGATTGTAAACATCATGGATTTTGATGATAAGATGGCCTATGAGATAATGACACCAAGGACGGATATTTTTATGGTGGACAAGGAGGACTTTGGAGTTGATTTGATTCCTAGGATTTTGGAGTCTGGATATTCTAGGGCGCCGGTCTATAATGAGAGTCCGGATGACATAATCGGAACAATTTATATAAAGGATCTCTTTATAAATTATTCTCAAAATAATTTTAAAAAGATTGATTTGAATAAGGTCTTAAAGCCTTGTTACTTTGTGCCAGAAACGAAAAAAATTGACAAGCTTTTAAAAGAACTACAAAAAAATAAAAACCATGTTGCCATTCTAATAGATGAATATGGTGGCTTTTCAGGCATAGTTACCATGGAGGATATTTTAGAGGAGATTGTCGGAGAAATCGAGGATGAATTTGACAAGGAGGATAAATTAATTGAGCCTCTTGGCAAGGGAGCCTATATAATAGAGGGCAAGGCAGAGCTGGATTTTTTATCTGATGAGTTAAATCTCAAATTGAATTCAGAAAATCATGAGAGCCTTGGAGGTCTTATGCTAGAAATTCTCGGATATATTCCAGCGGATGGTTCGTCTGGAGATGTCGCCATCTACAAAAGTGGCGACAAAACTATAAAGATGACCACCTTGAAGGTCGACGAAAATAGGATAGAGAAGATAAGGTTGGAAGTTTTTGATGATGTAGAAAAAAATAAGATAGAAAAATAA
- the tadA gene encoding tRNA adenosine(34) deaminase TadA — translation MDRTNKSEYFMKEALKEALIAYANDDVPVGCVIVKGDEIVARGHNQKVFLNDPTAHAEILAIRKAAEILKTWHMEDCSIYVSLEPCAMCAGALIQARLKKAYIAVMNDRMGACGSLINLLNQDGFNHKISVEVGLLGKLSSYIISRFFKNLRKKNKGVL, via the coding sequence ATGGATAGGACAAATAAAAGCGAGTATTTCATGAAAGAGGCCTTAAAAGAGGCCCTTATTGCATATGCAAATGATGATGTGCCGGTGGGATGCGTTATAGTAAAAGGAGATGAGATTGTGGCAAGAGGTCACAATCAAAAGGTCTTTTTAAATGATCCGACTGCTCATGCCGAAATTTTAGCCATAAGAAAAGCTGCCGAGATCTTAAAGACTTGGCACATGGAGGATTGCTCAATATATGTCAGCCTCGAGCCCTGTGCCATGTGTGCTGGCGCTCTTATCCAGGCCAGGCTAAAGAAGGCTTATATAGCTGTGATGAATGATAGAATGGGTGCTTGCGGAAGTCTTATAAATCTTTTGAACCAGGATGGTTTTAATCACAAGATTTCAGTCGAGGTAGGACTTTTAGGAAAACTTTCCTCCTACATAATATCCAGATTTTTTAAAAATCTGAGAAAGAAAAACAAGGGTGTTTTATGA
- the whiA gene encoding DNA-binding protein WhiA produces MSFSNFVKNEAAKVKNEKTSTVEAELAGFIRMNSKISLTSKGPSIRFVTENASVARRMFTFIKRFYGENVTAFVSRNTSLKKNNNYNIVVDDYDVVKVLLYDTDFIRNDNYFMPNFDLPRELLNSIDCKKAYIRGSFLGAGSISNPEKSYHMEFVMKNELHAHGLELLLKDFGLRPGITERNDSYVLYLKEAEQISDLLALIDATKSVLDFENIRVLKDMRNHVNRLVNCETANLNKTVKASVRQREDILLIDKILGLKKLPQELFEVCELRLENMEASLKDLGSMLDPPLGRSGVNHRFKKIEEIANNLRSGE; encoded by the coding sequence ATGAGCTTTTCAAATTTTGTTAAAAATGAAGCTGCAAAAGTAAAAAATGAGAAAACTTCAACTGTGGAAGCAGAGCTTGCGGGATTTATCAGGATGAATTCCAAGATTTCCTTGACTTCTAAGGGCCCCAGCATTAGGTTTGTAACTGAAAATGCCTCTGTTGCTAGGAGGATGTTCACTTTCATAAAGAGATTTTATGGAGAAAATGTGACAGCCTTTGTGTCAAGAAATACCAGTTTGAAAAAGAACAACAACTACAACATAGTCGTGGATGATTATGATGTGGTCAAGGTTTTGTTATATGATACGGATTTCATAAGAAACGATAACTATTTCATGCCCAATTTTGATTTGCCCAGGGAGCTTTTAAACTCGATAGATTGTAAAAAAGCTTATATAAGAGGCTCTTTTTTGGGGGCTGGTTCTATAAGTAATCCGGAAAAATCCTATCATATGGAATTTGTCATGAAAAATGAACTGCACGCTCATGGTTTGGAGCTGCTTTTGAAAGATTTTGGACTCAGACCAGGAATAACTGAAAGAAATGATTCATACGTTCTCTATTTAAAAGAAGCTGAACAGATTTCCGATCTCCTGGCTCTTATTGATGCTACTAAATCCGTTTTGGATTTTGAAAATATACGGGTTCTCAAGGACATGAGAAATCATGTAAACCGACTTGTGAATTGTGAGACGGCAAATCTCAATAAGACAGTGAAGGCGTCTGTAAGACAGAGAGAAGATATCTTGCTTATTGATAAAATCTTAGGCTTGAAGAAGCTCCCACAAGAGCTTTTTGAAGTTTGTGAATTGAGACTAGAAAACATGGAGGCTTCCCTTAAAGATTTGGGATCTATGTTGGATCCGCCTTTAGGTAGAAGTGGAGTAAATCACAGATTTAAAAAAATAGAGGAAATTGCTAATAACTTAAGGAGTGGAGAATAA
- a CDS encoding glucosaminidase domain-containing protein, giving the protein MKKRRIRRKKYLKNFLTFTLIIFICSLILSFCTKNGHRRDADSKIDLEYLKKHEEIAQNIGKKYGLFPSVVLAQSALESNFGKSRLATDFNNYFGIKSNGDGDEIKLETTEFVDGEKIVAYESFRVYKNPLESFDHYGRLISEAKRYKDVLDAKTYDGAAVALQKCGYATDPDYASKIINIIEIYELTRLD; this is encoded by the coding sequence ATGAAAAAGAGAAGGATTAGGCGGAAAAAATATTTAAAAAATTTTCTGACCTTTACCCTTATAATTTTTATCTGCTCTCTAATTTTGAGCTTTTGCACAAAAAATGGTCATAGAAGGGATGCAGATAGCAAAATTGATCTTGAATATTTAAAAAAACATGAAGAAATCGCCCAAAACATAGGCAAAAAGTATGGGCTTTTTCCATCAGTAGTGCTTGCTCAATCGGCTCTTGAAAGCAATTTTGGAAAATCTAGACTAGCGACGGATTTTAACAACTATTTTGGCATCAAATCTAATGGTGATGGCGATGAGATTAAATTGGAGACGACGGAGTTTGTAGATGGAGAAAAGATTGTTGCTTACGAATCTTTTAGAGTCTACAAGAACCCTCTCGAGTCTTTTGATCATTATGGAAGGCTCATTTCAGAGGCAAAAAGATACAAGGATGTCTTGGATGCCAAGACCTATGACGGGGCTGCTGTAGCTCTGCAAAAGTGTGGCTATGCAACTGATCCAGATTATGCAAGTAAGATTATAAATATTATTGAAATTTACGAACTAACAAGGCTCGATTAG
- a CDS encoding AAA family ATPase translates to MEEYLNIQNLDDNLKKEILDFRKKMHLRPDLERKIPVPSFRYRGKASLEKAIIALLNGSNILIQGPKATGKNVLAQNLAYIFARPIYTVSLNINSDSEALIGADTFKNNEVVFREGPVLRAAKEGGFLIFDEINMARNEALSVLHSLLDFRRILDLPGGEIVEINKAARFIGTMNYGYMGTRELNEALVSRFMVINLELISEEDLKDLLREVLPLKEDYVKIFSRLFKDLEEKSLKSEISSRPIDLRGLIEALKLMKKGLGIYPALEMGLVHKSFDKYENQVVEDVIKTLIPKTTKAEEIFK, encoded by the coding sequence ATAGAAGAATATTTAAACATTCAAAATTTGGATGATAATTTAAAAAAAGAAATTCTAGACTTTAGAAAAAAAATGCATCTAAGACCCGATTTGGAAAGAAAAATCCCGGTCCCCAGTTTTAGATACAGGGGGAAAGCATCTCTTGAAAAGGCAATCATAGCCCTTCTAAACGGATCTAATATTCTAATCCAAGGTCCCAAGGCTACTGGGAAAAATGTACTCGCCCAAAATCTCGCATACATCTTTGCAAGACCCATCTACACTGTCAGTCTAAATATAAACTCGGACTCAGAAGCTTTAATAGGAGCAGACACTTTTAAAAATAATGAAGTTGTATTTAGAGAAGGCCCCGTTCTAAGAGCTGCAAAAGAAGGTGGTTTTTTAATTTTTGATGAAATAAATATGGCAAGAAATGAAGCCTTGAGCGTCCTGCACTCCCTCTTGGATTTCAGACGCATTCTAGATCTTCCTGGTGGAGAAATTGTTGAAATTAATAAGGCCGCCCGCTTTATAGGCACGATGAACTACGGCTATATGGGTACTAGAGAATTAAACGAGGCCCTGGTTTCCCGATTCATGGTTATAAATCTAGAGCTAATTAGTGAAGAAGATCTTAAAGACCTTTTAAGAGAAGTCCTGCCACTAAAAGAGGACTATGTAAAAATTTTCTCCCGTCTTTTCAAGGACTTGGAAGAAAAATCTCTAAAATCAGAAATTTCATCCCGTCCGATAGATTTAAGAGGCCTAATAGAGGCTCTAAAACTTATGAAAAAAGGACTTGGAATTTATCCTGCTCTTGAAATGGGCCTTGTCCATAAGTCTTTTGATAAATATGAAAATCAAGTTGTAGAAGATGTAATAAAAACTCTAATCCCAAAGACTACAAAAGCAGAAGAGATT
- the murB gene encoding UDP-N-acetylmuramate dehydrogenase, producing the protein MDLHKIFKDFNDIDIFYNRDLKAYTNFKLGGPADAMAFPKSEKDIVSLLEICFKHNVSYVILGKASNLIVRDGGVEGLVIFLRENFSKIEHEKNIINAQAGISMQALANYARDLSLSGAEFIHGIPGSLGGGVSMNAGAYGGEIKDIIQSVRVLDRDLNIREFSNEEMNFRYRNSRVFDEGLLVLSAKLKLQEKDKEGINALMKDLMQRRISKQPLEYPSAGSTFKRPEGYFAGKLIDDAGLRGFRLGDAQISEKHCGFVINRGEATASEVIDLIETVQKIIYDKYGIEIEREVKIIGRQ; encoded by the coding sequence ATGGATTTACATAAAATTTTCAAAGATTTTAATGATATAGATATTTTTTATAATAGAGATTTAAAAGCTTATACTAATTTCAAGTTAGGAGGCCCGGCTGATGCCATGGCTTTTCCAAAAAGTGAAAAGGATATTGTGAGTCTCTTGGAAATTTGTTTTAAGCATAATGTTTCCTATGTGATTTTAGGCAAGGCGTCTAATCTCATTGTAAGAGATGGCGGAGTTGAAGGCTTGGTAATTTTTTTAAGAGAAAATTTTTCAAAAATTGAGCATGAAAAAAACATAATAAATGCACAAGCTGGCATTTCTATGCAAGCTCTTGCAAATTATGCAAGAGACCTTTCTCTTTCGGGAGCTGAATTTATCCATGGGATACCAGGAAGCCTTGGAGGTGGCGTTTCTATGAATGCCGGAGCCTATGGAGGCGAGATTAAAGACATTATACAATCTGTAAGAGTGCTTGATAGAGATTTAAATATTAGAGAGTTTTCTAATGAGGAAATGAATTTTAGATACAGAAATTCAAGAGTATTTGACGAGGGACTTTTGGTTTTGTCTGCCAAGCTAAAATTGCAAGAAAAAGACAAGGAAGGTATAAATGCTCTTATGAAAGATCTCATGCAAAGGAGAATCTCTAAACAACCTCTTGAATATCCATCTGCTGGTTCTACCTTTAAAAGGCCAGAAGGCTATTTTGCAGGTAAACTTATAGATGATGCGGGCCTTAGGGGATTTAGACTTGGAGATGCACAAATTTCAGAAAAGCACTGCGGATTTGTAATAAATAGAGGAGAAGCCACTGCCTCTGAGGTCATAGATCTCATAGAGACTGTGCAAAAGATAATATATGACAAATATGGTATTGAAATTGAGAGAGAAGTAAAAATTATAGGGAGGCAATAA
- a CDS encoding mechanosensitive ion channel family protein gives MMREVRKIKIKEVIELRKLINKNGIWGKILVVILVLLFAKLLVHLIKRAFKLWKSKDRIKNLPSFPRIDTLTGGLEKGLAFFVYFIGAMFILNIFGYNTRNLFATLGIGSLLIGMGAQSFIKDLIGGLLLITEDVISVGDYIVLNEFEGYVTEIGIRLTKIKNNSGEIYIVPNGQIQGLINKSRSLQRTLIVLRISADEDPKKVIDILKESLKPFKDRKDIKSGPDVWGVTGNFALSYEISLAFFTDWGKNWDLDYEIRQKCIEVLQKNGIKTLNRKNLEEEDALIQIK, from the coding sequence ATGATGCGGGAGGTAAGAAAGATTAAGATAAAAGAGGTCATAGAACTAAGAAAGTTGATAAATAAAAATGGAATATGGGGAAAGATTCTTGTTGTAATCTTGGTTTTGCTTTTTGCAAAATTATTGGTTCATCTTATAAAAAGGGCATTTAAGCTTTGGAAGAGCAAGGATAGAATCAAGAATTTGCCATCTTTTCCTAGAATAGACACTCTTACAGGTGGTCTAGAGAAGGGTCTCGCCTTTTTTGTATACTTTATAGGAGCAATGTTTATTTTAAACATATTTGGCTACAATACTAGAAATCTTTTTGCAACCTTGGGAATAGGCTCTTTATTAATAGGTATGGGAGCCCAATCCTTTATAAAGGACTTGATTGGGGGTTTGCTTTTAATCACAGAGGATGTCATAAGCGTGGGCGATTATATTGTCTTGAATGAATTTGAAGGCTATGTAACCGAGATAGGCATAAGACTTACAAAAATAAAAAATAATTCTGGTGAAATTTATATAGTGCCAAATGGGCAGATTCAAGGACTTATAAACAAGTCCAGGAGTCTACAAAGAACGCTTATAGTTCTTAGAATAAGTGCAGATGAGGATCCTAAAAAAGTCATTGACATCTTAAAAGAGAGTCTAAAGCCTTTTAAAGATAGAAAGGATATAAAAAGCGGCCCAGATGTATGGGGTGTGACTGGAAATTTTGCCTTGAGCTATGAAATAAGTCTAGCATTTTTTACTGATTGGGGTAAGAATTGGGACTTAGACTATGAAATAAGGCAAAAGTGCATAGAAGTTTTGCAAAAAAATGGGATAAAGACCCTGAATAGGAAAAATTTGGAGGAAGAAGATGCTCTTATACAAATTAAATGA
- the rapZ gene encoding RNase adapter RapZ: MEILIITGLSGAGKSQALNVCEDMGYFAMDNLPPALLSKFVELSMGRDDLDRAAVVIDLRARPFFKDLSKALDGLKTMGVDFRIIFLEADEDCIIRRYKEKRRPHPLSSDIVEGYRKEKQLTEDLRNRADFVINTSDYKNKDIKNKMLDILGSGEKDILISINSFGFKNGILLDADLVFDVRFIENPYYIKELREENGLSDKVRDFVLKNDVTKTFISKTMNLLNFLIPNYKAEGKSILVIGIGCTGGYHRSVAIACKLAYDLEKAGYKISLRHRDLK; the protein is encoded by the coding sequence ATGGAGATTTTAATTATTACCGGACTTTCGGGAGCCGGCAAGTCTCAAGCTTTAAATGTTTGTGAAGATATGGGTTATTTCGCCATGGACAATTTGCCTCCGGCTCTTTTATCTAAATTTGTGGAGCTTTCAATGGGCAGGGATGACTTGGATAGGGCTGCTGTTGTTATTGATTTAAGAGCAAGACCATTTTTTAAAGATCTCTCCAAGGCCCTTGATGGATTAAAGACCATGGGTGTTGATTTTAGGATAATTTTTCTGGAAGCAGATGAGGATTGCATAATCAGGCGTTATAAGGAAAAGAGAAGACCCCATCCTCTATCTTCGGACATTGTAGAAGGTTATAGAAAAGAAAAACAATTGACAGAAGATTTGAGGAATAGGGCCGATTTTGTAATAAATACTAGTGATTACAAGAATAAGGACATCAAAAACAAGATGTTGGATATTCTTGGAAGTGGCGAGAAGGACATATTGATTTCTATTAATTCTTTTGGATTCAAAAATGGAATCCTTTTAGATGCTGATTTGGTTTTTGATGTTAGATTTATAGAAAATCCATATTATATAAAAGAACTCAGAGAAGAAAATGGACTTAGCGACAAGGTAAGAGATTTTGTCTTAAAAAATGATGTGACCAAGACTTTTATTTCAAAAACTATGAATCTTTTAAACTTTCTAATACCCAACTACAAGGCTGAAGGCAAGTCAATCCTTGTCATTGGAATAGGTTGTACTGGGGGTTATCATAGGTCTGTTGCCATTGCATGCAAGCTTGCTTACGACTTGGAAAAGGCAGGTTATAAGATTTCTTTAAGGCACAGGGATTTGAAATGA
- the mgtE gene encoding magnesium transporter — MDHKEYQEYREYFNKLIKEKQLKELKDAIEDLNVVDLAEIIEDLDDKNMLIVFRLIPKLKGSEVFSYMETFNQLRIINSINDTEILNILKELDFDDRIDILEEMPANVVTKLLASSTPEERKVINEFLRYPEDSAGSIMTIEYVHLKPDMTVRQALDYIKKTGVDKETIYTCYVENEYKMLIGFVSLRTIVVSNEDLLIKDIMEEDVIFVNTTDDQEKVADMFVRYGYIALPVVDSEHRLCGIITFDDIMDVVEEETTEDFHKMAAVNPSDDEYLDQTPWQLAKNRIPWLLILMISATLTSGIIDNYSYIISQYIILTTFIPMITDTGGNSGSQASTVVIRAMATGEISLSDALKVIFKEMSVGLIAGAVLGCVNFVRMMIFTKAGVVVSALVSFTVIITVILSKLLGAALPMLAKRVHIDPAIMASAVITTIIDSVVLIIYFNLASFLLGILI, encoded by the coding sequence ATGGATCATAAGGAATACCAAGAATACCGGGAGTATTTCAACAAACTCATTAAAGAAAAACAACTTAAAGAACTAAAGGACGCCATAGAGGATTTAAACGTCGTTGATTTAGCTGAAATTATTGAGGACCTTGACGACAAAAATATGCTTATTGTCTTTAGGCTGATTCCAAAACTTAAGGGTTCGGAAGTATTTTCTTATATGGAAACTTTCAACCAACTTCGTATCATAAATTCTATAAATGATACTGAAATTTTAAACATATTAAAGGAATTGGACTTTGACGATAGAATAGACATTTTGGAAGAGATGCCAGCCAATGTTGTAACCAAACTTTTGGCTTCATCTACACCAGAAGAAAGAAAGGTAATCAATGAATTCTTGAGATATCCGGAAGATTCTGCCGGATCTATCATGACAATAGAATATGTGCATTTAAAGCCGGATATGACTGTAAGGCAGGCTTTGGATTACATTAAAAAAACTGGGGTTGACAAGGAAACCATCTATACTTGCTATGTTGAAAATGAGTATAAGATGCTAATAGGTTTTGTTTCGCTTAGGACCATAGTTGTGTCTAACGAAGACCTTTTAATCAAGGACATCATGGAAGAGGATGTAATCTTTGTAAATACTACTGACGACCAAGAAAAGGTAGCAGATATGTTTGTGAGATATGGTTACATTGCATTGCCAGTTGTGGATTCAGAACACAGGCTCTGTGGTATCATAACTTTTGACGATATCATGGATGTAGTAGAAGAAGAAACAACAGAAGACTTTCACAAGATGGCTGCAGTCAATCCATCTGATGACGAATACCTGGACCAAACTCCATGGCAACTTGCCAAGAACAGGATTCCATGGCTTTTGATTTTGATGATTTCTGCTACCTTGACTTCTGGAATTATAGACAATTATTCATATATTATAAGTCAGTATATAATTTTAACTACCTTCATACCCATGATTACAGATACAGGTGGTAACTCTGGCTCTCAAGCCTCAACTGTTGTAATCCGTGCCATGGCCACTGGAGAAATTAGCCTTTCAGATGCTCTCAAGGTAATTTTTAAGGAGATGAGTGTAGGTCTTATTGCAGGGGCTGTTTTGGGATGTGTAAACTTTGTTAGGATGATGATATTTACAAAGGCTGGAGTTGTAGTATCTGCCCTTGTTTCTTTTACAGTTATCATAACCGTCATTCTTTCCAAGCTTTTGGGAGCAGCGCTTCCCATGCTTGCTAAGAGAGTCCATATAGACCCAGCCATTATGGCATCGGCTGTAATAACGACTATTATAGACTCGGTTGTGCTTATAATTTATTTTAACCTCGCATCTTTTTTGCTTGGTATATTAATATAG
- a CDS encoding YvcK family protein gives MRNKKFVVIGGGTGVSNILRGLKLFTSEITAIVTMADDGGGSGLLRREMGILPPGDLRNALVALANSSSSMEKLLQFRFKRGPLEGQNFGNLLIASLTEIYQDFETAIYEAAKVLNISGRVFPVTLDNVHLEAEFENSNRCIGESKIGEVAFREKTRIKRLSNFPRRAQIFSRAEEAILDADAIILGPGSLYTSVISNLIVKGVPEAIRKSSARVYYIGNIMTEKGETDSYSISDHIRAIKDHGGDFIDRVLINTKVPEAELLKRYEEKNQTYIDISKEDMDYLKSENMKAIMGNFINDDQDCIRHSSIRICGKIMEDLDS, from the coding sequence ATGAGAAATAAAAAATTTGTGGTGATAGGAGGAGGAACCGGAGTCTCGAATATTTTAAGAGGTCTAAAGCTTTTCACATCTGAGATTACGGCTATTGTAACTATGGCAGATGATGGTGGGGGCTCTGGACTTTTGAGAAGGGAAATGGGAATTTTGCCACCAGGAGATCTTAGAAATGCTCTTGTAGCTCTTGCAAATTCTTCCTCTTCTATGGAAAAGCTGCTTCAATTTAGATTTAAAAGAGGCCCTCTTGAAGGGCAAAATTTCGGCAACCTCTTGATCGCCTCTTTAACTGAAATCTATCAGGATTTCGAAACTGCCATCTATGAAGCTGCCAAAGTTTTAAATATATCGGGCAGAGTTTTTCCTGTAACCTTGGATAACGTTCACCTAGAGGCTGAATTTGAAAATTCTAACAGATGTATAGGCGAGTCCAAGATTGGAGAGGTCGCTTTTAGAGAGAAAACGAGAATTAAAAGACTTTCAAACTTCCCAAGAAGGGCCCAAATTTTTTCTAGAGCAGAAGAGGCAATTTTGGATGCTGATGCAATAATTCTAGGACCAGGTTCTCTTTATACTTCTGTAATTTCAAATCTCATAGTAAAGGGCGTACCAGAGGCAATAAGAAAATCTTCAGCCAGAGTTTATTATATAGGAAATATTATGACTGAAAAGGGAGAGACCGACTCTTATAGCATAAGTGACCATATAAGGGCTATAAAGGATCATGGAGGAGATTTTATAGATAGGGTGCTTATAAATACAAAGGTGCCCGAGGCCGAGCTTTTAAAACGATATGAAGAAAAGAATCAGACCTATATTGATATTTCTAAGGAAGATATGGATTATTTAAAGAGTGAGAATATGAAAGCCATAATGGGTAATTTTATCAATGACGACCAAGACTGCATTAGACATTCTTCTATAAGAATTTGTGGCAAGATTATGGAAGATCTCGACAGCTAG
- a CDS encoding HPr family phosphocarrier protein, whose amino-acid sequence MKEKLLEVSKEDGLQSRAAALFVKTANQFVSEITLEVGDERVNGKSIIGIMSLGIFAGEKVKIYCQGPDEEEALASLEKII is encoded by the coding sequence ATGAAAGAAAAATTACTTGAGGTATCAAAGGAGGACGGTCTTCAATCTAGAGCAGCCGCCTTGTTTGTAAAGACGGCAAACCAATTTGTTTCTGAGATAACTCTTGAAGTGGGCGATGAGAGAGTAAATGGCAAAAGTATAATAGGTATTATGAGTCTTGGCATTTTCGCTGGTGAAAAGGTGAAGATTTATTGCCAGGGCCCAGATGAGGAAGAAGCTCTCGCCTCTTTGGAAAAGATTATATAA
- a CDS encoding DUF951 domain-containing protein, with protein sequence MLLYKLNDVVTLKKPHPCGENLWQITRTGADIKLKCMGCGKMLWLSRIDFEKRVRKIKKDDKFISIIHNKLDED encoded by the coding sequence ATGCTCTTATACAAATTAAATGATGTAGTGACCTTAAAAAAACCTCATCCCTGCGGTGAAAATCTGTGGCAAATCACAAGAACTGGAGCTGATATAAAGCTAAAGTGTATGGGATGTGGGAAAATGCTTTGGCTTTCTCGAATTGATTTTGAAAAAAGAGTTAGAAAAATAAAGAAGGATGATAAGTTCATAAGTATAATTCACAACAAATTAGACGAGGACTAG
- a CDS encoding polysaccharide deacetylase, whose amino-acid sequence MKKIIKFMLGIFCLCIVFGKVQAEEAYDTKLIRSYTDPRVSSKSYPKEEKRLCFLTFDDGPSKNTLKVLDILKKENVKGTFYVVGRSVSKSTAPILKRTLSEGHSIGIHTFSHDYKYLYPNRIADPNQILYEYDLTLESLRKYLGKNFDSKTFRYPGGHMSWKKMEKADELLKSRGVEWMDWNASVGDASPKSRRPKTKNEMLSYLDKTINANKNNNCIVILMHDARGKDLTVETLPDIIKHLKKYQYEFGVLK is encoded by the coding sequence ATGAAAAAAATAATTAAATTTATGCTTGGAATTTTTTGCTTGTGCATAGTTTTTGGGAAAGTGCAAGCAGAAGAAGCTTATGATACTAAGCTGATAAGATCTTATACAGATCCAAGAGTTTCGAGTAAGTCTTATCCCAAGGAGGAAAAGAGACTGTGTTTTTTGACTTTTGACGATGGACCTTCCAAAAACACCTTGAAGGTTTTAGATATTTTGAAAAAAGAGAATGTTAAGGGAACTTTTTATGTGGTGGGAAGGAGTGTATCCAAGTCGACAGCTCCCATATTAAAAAGGACTCTAAGTGAGGGGCATTCTATAGGGATTCATACTTTTTCACATGATTATAAGTACCTGTACCCCAATAGAATAGCAGATCCAAATCAAATTTTATATGAATATGACCTGACACTTGAAAGTCTTCGCAAGTATCTGGGCAAAAATTTTGATAGCAAAACCTTTAGATATCCGGGAGGACATATGTCTTGGAAGAAGATGGAAAAGGCAGATGAACTTTTGAAATCAAGAGGAGTCGAATGGATGGATTGGAATGCCTCGGTAGGGGATGCATCACCTAAATCAAGAAGACCCAAGACTAAAAATGAGATGTTATCTTATCTGGATAAGACTATAAATGCCAACAAGAACAACAATTGCATTGTAATTTTGATGCATGATGCAAGAGGCAAGGATTTAACTGTGGAAACTTTGCCAGATATAATAAAGCATTTGAAAAAATATCAATATGAATTTGGTGTTTTAAAGTAG